A genomic segment from Micromonospora echinaurantiaca encodes:
- a CDS encoding YhjD/YihY/BrkB family envelope integrity protein, with amino-acid sequence MGGGWRRVKRIGAAAFRPVRGRDLSLHAAAITFYGAIAVVPVALLAIWLTTLVAGAERVRRLTSYAVRTLPTEIGAPRAMAALVEAGVELTPLLALASLLPASLYGEGLRRAFVSVAAPRTDESLVGWRGRLLLLPLLAPAPALLLSILLALPTTTGLVRQGGWLGALGVVLSFLGVWLVLTPVLLWVFRVVGPASPDWLSALAVGSFTAANLSGFLHGFVLFASLPIDLGAPFGGFDEIGAGVAVLLWLYLFHVIVLAGYSATLALSRWRTHRTHPTPEAR; translated from the coding sequence ATGGGTGGCGGATGGCGGCGAGTGAAGCGGATCGGCGCCGCGGCGTTCCGTCCGGTGCGTGGCCGGGACCTGTCGCTGCACGCCGCCGCCATCACGTTCTACGGCGCGATCGCCGTGGTCCCGGTGGCGCTGCTGGCGATCTGGTTGACCACCCTGGTCGCGGGCGCCGAGCGGGTCCGCCGGCTCACCTCGTACGCCGTGCGGACGCTGCCGACCGAGATCGGCGCGCCACGGGCGATGGCCGCCCTGGTCGAGGCCGGGGTGGAACTGACCCCGCTGCTGGCGCTGGCCTCGCTACTGCCGGCGTCGCTCTACGGCGAGGGGCTGCGCCGGGCGTTCGTCTCGGTGGCCGCCCCGCGCACCGACGAGTCGCTGGTCGGCTGGCGGGGCCGGCTGCTGCTGCTTCCGCTGCTCGCCCCGGCCCCGGCCCTGCTGCTGTCGATCCTGCTGGCGCTGCCGACCACCACCGGGCTGGTCCGCCAGGGCGGCTGGCTCGGGGCGCTCGGGGTGGTGCTGTCCTTCCTCGGGGTGTGGCTGGTGCTCACCCCGGTGCTGCTCTGGGTGTTCCGGGTGGTCGGGCCGGCGTCGCCGGACTGGCTGTCCGCGCTGGCGGTGGGCTCGTTCACGGCGGCGAACCTCTCCGGCTTCCTGCACGGGTTCGTGCTCTTCGCGTCGCTCCCGATCGACCTGGGCGCGCCGTTCGGCGGCTTCGACGAGATCGGCGCCGGCGTCGCGGTGCTGCTCTGGCTCTACCTCTTCCACGTGATCGTGCTGGCCGGCTACTCCGCCACCCTCGCCCTCTCCCGCTGGCGCACCCACCGCACCCACCCCACTCCGGAAGCGCGTTGA
- a CDS encoding alkaline phosphatase PhoX, whose translation MDRRTVLRATVAGGTAAFSGSLWACAALAAPAQPGPGPYGELLAADGNGIQLPAGFTSRVIARSGQRVAGTSYVWHWAPDGGACYPAGTGWIYVSNSEIPLAGGASAVRFAADGSIAAAYRILGGTNVNCAGGATPWGTWLSCEEVPLGRVFETWPQGGREAEERTRMGRFKHEAAACDPDRRVVYLTEDEGDGCFYRFLPDTWGDLRTGRLQVLCAPADATAGPVTWRDVPDRDGFPVPTRWQVGAAKHFDGGEGCWYADGTCWFTTKGDNRVWAYDAVQQRLDLAYDDSLVPAGAAPLTGVDNITGTAGGDLYVAEDGGNMEINMITPAGVVTPFLRLHGHPESELTGPAFSPDGTRLYFSSQRGTTGDRTGSAGVTYEITGPFRS comes from the coding sequence ATGGACCGTCGCACCGTCCTGCGCGCCACCGTCGCCGGCGGCACCGCCGCCTTCTCGGGCAGCCTCTGGGCCTGTGCCGCGCTGGCCGCCCCCGCCCAGCCCGGCCCCGGCCCGTACGGGGAACTGCTCGCCGCCGACGGCAACGGGATCCAGCTGCCCGCCGGCTTCACCAGCCGGGTGATCGCCCGTTCCGGGCAGCGGGTCGCCGGCACCTCGTACGTCTGGCACTGGGCGCCCGACGGCGGCGCCTGCTACCCGGCCGGCACCGGCTGGATCTACGTCTCCAACTCGGAGATCCCGCTGGCCGGCGGCGCCTCGGCGGTGCGCTTCGCCGCCGACGGCTCGATCGCCGCGGCGTACCGGATCCTCGGTGGCACCAACGTCAACTGCGCCGGCGGCGCGACCCCGTGGGGCACCTGGCTCTCCTGCGAGGAGGTGCCGCTCGGACGGGTCTTCGAGACCTGGCCGCAGGGCGGCCGGGAGGCGGAGGAGCGCACCCGGATGGGCCGGTTCAAGCACGAGGCGGCGGCCTGCGACCCGGACCGCCGGGTGGTCTATCTGACCGAGGACGAGGGCGACGGCTGCTTCTACCGCTTCCTCCCGGACACCTGGGGCGACCTGCGCACCGGGCGGTTGCAGGTGCTCTGCGCACCCGCCGACGCCACCGCCGGGCCGGTGACCTGGCGGGACGTCCCGGACCGGGACGGCTTCCCGGTGCCCACCCGCTGGCAGGTCGGCGCGGCCAAGCACTTCGACGGTGGCGAGGGCTGCTGGTACGCCGACGGGACCTGCTGGTTCACCACGAAGGGCGACAACCGGGTCTGGGCGTACGACGCGGTTCAGCAGCGCCTCGACCTGGCGTACGACGACTCGCTGGTGCCGGCCGGCGCGGCGCCGCTGACCGGGGTGGACAACATCACCGGCACCGCCGGCGGCGACCTGTACGTGGCCGAGGACGGCGGCAACATGGAGATCAACATGATCACCCCCGCCGGCGTGGTCACCCCGTTCCTGCGCCTGCACGGCCACCCGGAGTCCGAGCTCACCGGCCCCGCCTTCTCGCCCGACGGCACCCGCCTCTACTTCTCCTCGCAGCGCGGCACCACCGGCGACCGCACCGGCTCCGCCGGCGTCACCTACGAGATCACCGGCCCCTTCCGTTCCTGA
- a CDS encoding MMPL family transporter, translating into MFAWWGRMVVRLRWAVLAAAVLLVVVGSTWGAGVFGQLTGGGFDDPASESSRAYERITDELGPQGADVIVLWSSDSVSADQPAFRDPVTATVTRLRERPEVVSVTTWYDTQAPALLATDRRATYALIQLRPADEDGKTAAYEALRPAIETPGVRTETGGNVPFLHEANRQTTEDITRAELLAMPVLLVLLVLIFGGLVAAATPLLIGGLAILGGFVAVRLVNLVTEVSIFAINIITLIGLGMAVDYALFVVSRFREELAAGRDTPTAIRRTMATAGRTVLVSGLTIALAMASLLIFPQSFLRSMGLGGMAAVLVAMLAALTVLPALLAVLGPRIDAGRVPLPWRRGGRPAADGGAWARIARSVMRRPVRYLVGVVLLLAVLAVPSLRMEFGGFDERVLPADAAPRVVSERIAAEFPGGTVAPIDVLVTGAPAEAVRPFADRIAGLPGVSGVQVAANRGEATLLTVSYPGEPTGEVAQDLVRHLRELPAPAGSEVLVGGRPGADRDLLDSLADRLPWMALLMAAATLLLLFLAFGSVVLPVKAVLMNLVSIGASFGVVVWIFQDGHLADLLGFTPTGFIEPSNPILMLAVLFGLATDYEVFLLSRVREEWDRTGDNTASVAAGLQHTGRIITAAALLLIIVVAGFATGGMAYIKLIGVGMIVAIVVDATLVRALLVPATMRLLGRWNWWAPGPLGRVYRRYGIREGAESDPAERHPAFTG; encoded by the coding sequence TCGTGGTCGGATCGACCTGGGGTGCGGGGGTCTTCGGGCAGCTCACCGGGGGCGGGTTCGACGACCCGGCCAGCGAGTCCAGCCGGGCGTACGAGCGGATCACCGACGAGCTGGGCCCGCAGGGGGCCGACGTGATCGTGCTCTGGTCCAGCGACTCGGTGTCGGCCGACCAGCCGGCCTTCCGTGACCCGGTCACCGCGACCGTCACCCGGCTGCGCGAGCGTCCCGAGGTCGTTAGCGTCACCACCTGGTACGACACCCAGGCGCCCGCGCTGCTCGCCACCGACCGCCGGGCCACCTACGCGCTGATCCAGCTCCGGCCCGCCGACGAGGACGGCAAGACGGCGGCGTACGAGGCGCTGCGCCCGGCCATCGAGACGCCCGGCGTACGGACCGAGACGGGTGGCAACGTGCCGTTCCTGCACGAGGCGAACCGGCAGACCACGGAGGACATCACCCGGGCCGAGCTGCTCGCCATGCCGGTGCTGCTGGTCCTGCTGGTGCTCATCTTCGGCGGCCTGGTCGCCGCGGCCACCCCGCTGCTGATCGGCGGGCTGGCGATCCTCGGCGGGTTCGTCGCGGTTCGGCTGGTCAACCTCGTCACCGAGGTGTCGATCTTTGCGATCAACATCATCACGCTGATCGGCCTGGGCATGGCGGTCGACTACGCGCTCTTCGTGGTCAGCCGGTTCCGCGAGGAACTGGCCGCCGGCCGGGACACCCCCACCGCGATCCGGCGCACCATGGCCACCGCCGGCCGTACCGTGCTGGTCAGCGGGCTGACCATCGCCCTCGCCATGGCCAGCCTGCTGATCTTCCCGCAGTCCTTCCTGCGCTCGATGGGGCTCGGCGGGATGGCCGCGGTGCTGGTCGCCATGCTCGCCGCGCTCACGGTGCTGCCGGCCCTGCTCGCGGTGCTCGGGCCGCGGATCGACGCGGGGCGCGTACCGCTGCCGTGGCGGCGGGGTGGGCGGCCGGCGGCCGACGGCGGCGCCTGGGCCCGGATCGCCCGCAGCGTGATGCGCCGGCCGGTGCGCTACCTGGTCGGGGTGGTGCTGCTGCTCGCCGTGCTGGCCGTGCCGTCGCTGCGGATGGAGTTCGGCGGCTTCGACGAGCGGGTGCTGCCCGCGGACGCCGCGCCCCGGGTGGTCTCCGAGCGGATCGCCGCGGAGTTCCCCGGCGGCACGGTCGCGCCGATCGACGTGCTGGTCACCGGGGCGCCGGCCGAGGCGGTACGCCCGTTCGCCGACCGGATCGCGGGCCTGCCCGGGGTGAGCGGCGTGCAGGTGGCCGCGAACCGGGGCGAGGCGACGCTGCTGACCGTGAGCTACCCGGGCGAGCCGACCGGCGAGGTCGCCCAGGACCTGGTCCGCCACCTGCGCGAGCTGCCCGCGCCGGCCGGGTCCGAGGTGCTGGTCGGCGGCCGGCCCGGCGCCGACCGGGACCTGCTGGACAGCCTCGCCGACCGGCTGCCGTGGATGGCGTTGCTGATGGCCGCGGCCACCCTGCTGCTGCTCTTCCTCGCCTTCGGTTCGGTGGTGCTGCCGGTCAAGGCGGTGCTGATGAACCTGGTCTCGATCGGCGCGTCGTTCGGCGTGGTGGTCTGGATCTTCCAGGACGGCCACCTCGCCGACCTGCTCGGCTTCACCCCGACCGGGTTCATCGAGCCGAGCAACCCGATCCTGATGCTCGCGGTGCTCTTCGGGCTGGCCACCGACTACGAGGTGTTCCTGCTCTCCCGGGTCCGCGAGGAGTGGGACCGGACCGGGGACAACACCGCCTCGGTGGCCGCCGGGTTGCAGCACACCGGCCGGATCATCACCGCCGCCGCACTGCTGCTGATCATCGTGGTGGCCGGGTTCGCCACCGGCGGGATGGCGTACATCAAGCTGATCGGGGTCGGCATGATCGTGGCGATCGTGGTCGACGCCACGCTGGTGCGGGCGCTGCTGGTGCCGGCCACCATGCGCCTGCTGGGCCGGTGGAACTGGTGGGCGCCCGGCCCGCTCGGCCGGGTCTACCGCCGGTACGGCATCCGCGAGGGCGCCGAGTCGGACCCGGCGGAGCGTCACCCCGCGTTCACCGGATAG